Proteins from one Pseudobacteroides sp. genomic window:
- a CDS encoding carbohydrate-binding protein yields MLIMSFNITMCFADNPIVQNIYTADPAPMVYDDTCYLYTTHDEDVTVNNFYTMNDWRCYSSKDMVNWTDHGSPLSYKTFSWAQGDAWAPQTVYKNGKFYMYVPMTRANAGGARVIGVAVSDSPTGPFKDALGKPLITNNGASDIDPTVFIDDDGQAYLYWGNGTLYGVKLNKDMISYSGSIFQSKPNGFTEGPWFYKRNNLYYMIYAGMGSGSENIQYATSTSPTGPWTSKGTLMGNQNSFTNHPGICDFKGNSYLFYHTGGLPGGGSYKRSVCVEQFKYNSDGTIPSIPMTKNGPNQVGSLNPYIQTEAETICWGSGIETEKCGEGGMNVCNIENGDYIKVKGVDFGTGAQSFEARVASAGSGGSIELRLDSPTGTLVGTCAVSGTGGWQTWTTKSCTVSGATGKHDLYLKFTGGSGSLLNFNWWKFTGLDPLGTPTPTPLPTPTPEPKSAFNQTEAEDFSEMSGIETESCSEGGQDVGYIENGDYVVYKGINFGKGAESFEARVASAASGGNIEIRLDSITGPLVGTCPVTGTGNWQTWVTATCDVSGASGVHDLYLKFTGGESYLFNLNWWKFKAAVSTPTSTSTPVKSIDINKDGVINMADVIIIAFAFNSVVGDPKFDAACDLNNDGAINMTDVIIIAGKFNTVAIGTDPLH; encoded by the coding sequence ATGCTGATTATGTCCTTTAATATCACAATGTGTTTTGCGGACAATCCAATCGTGCAAAACATTTATACAGCAGATCCGGCTCCAATGGTTTATGACGATACTTGTTACCTGTATACAACCCATGACGAGGATGTAACAGTAAATAACTTCTATACCATGAATGACTGGAGATGCTATTCATCAAAAGACATGGTGAATTGGACAGACCATGGATCACCATTGTCTTACAAAACATTCAGTTGGGCACAAGGCGATGCATGGGCTCCTCAGACTGTTTACAAGAACGGTAAGTTTTATATGTATGTTCCTATGACCAGAGCAAATGCCGGGGGAGCGAGGGTTATCGGTGTAGCGGTATCGGACAGCCCTACCGGACCGTTTAAGGATGCTCTTGGTAAACCTTTAATAACAAATAACGGTGCTTCGGATATAGATCCTACCGTATTTATTGATGACGACGGACAAGCGTATTTATACTGGGGAAACGGAACGCTTTATGGTGTTAAATTGAATAAGGATATGATTTCTTACTCGGGAAGTATTTTTCAGTCAAAACCAAATGGCTTTACAGAAGGCCCATGGTTTTACAAACGCAACAATTTGTATTACATGATATATGCGGGCATGGGCTCAGGAAGCGAAAATATACAATACGCAACAAGCACTAGTCCTACCGGGCCATGGACATCCAAGGGCACTCTTATGGGTAATCAAAACAGCTTTACAAACCATCCTGGAATATGTGATTTTAAAGGAAACTCATATTTGTTTTATCATACAGGCGGTCTGCCCGGAGGAGGCAGTTACAAACGCTCTGTATGCGTGGAACAATTCAAATACAATTCCGATGGAACAATTCCAAGTATTCCTATGACAAAGAATGGTCCTAACCAGGTAGGAAGTCTTAATCCATATATCCAAACCGAAGCAGAAACAATTTGCTGGGGGTCTGGTATAGAAACTGAAAAATGCGGCGAAGGCGGAATGAATGTTTGTAATATTGAAAATGGTGATTACATAAAAGTAAAGGGTGTCGATTTCGGTACTGGAGCACAATCCTTTGAAGCAAGGGTGGCTTCTGCAGGAAGCGGAGGAAGCATTGAGCTACGCCTTGACAGCCCGACAGGTACATTGGTTGGAACCTGTGCTGTATCAGGTACAGGCGGCTGGCAGACATGGACAACCAAATCGTGTACAGTAAGCGGTGCAACAGGGAAACATGATCTATACTTGAAATTTACAGGCGGAAGCGGAAGCTTGCTTAATTTTAACTGGTGGAAATTTACCGGTTTAGATCCATTGGGTACACCAACTCCTACACCGCTTCCTACACCAACTCCCGAACCGAAGTCAGCTTTTAATCAGACTGAAGCTGAAGATTTCAGTGAAATGTCGGGTATTGAGACCGAAAGCTGCAGCGAGGGCGGACAGGATGTAGGATATATCGAAAACGGTGATTATGTAGTTTATAAAGGCATCAATTTTGGAAAAGGAGCAGAAAGCTTTGAGGCAAGAGTAGCCAGTGCCGCCAGTGGAGGGAATATTGAGATAAGGCTTGATAGTATTACCGGTCCTTTGGTAGGGACTTGTCCTGTCACCGGAACCGGTAATTGGCAGACCTGGGTTACAGCAACATGCGATGTCAGCGGTGCAAGTGGAGTCCATGACCTTTATTTAAAATTCACAGGAGGAGAAAGTTACCTGTTTAATCTCAACTGGTGGAAGTTCAAAGCCGCTGTTAGTACACCTACATCAACATCTACACCAGTAAAAAGTATTGATATTAATAAAGACGGTGTTATAAATATGGCTGATGTGATAATTATCGCATTCGCATTTAACAGTGTCGTTGGAGACCCAAAATTTGATGCAGCATGTGACTTAAACAATGATGGTGCAATTAACATGACT